A stretch of Lathyrus oleraceus cultivar Zhongwan6 chromosome 6, CAAS_Psat_ZW6_1.0, whole genome shotgun sequence DNA encodes these proteins:
- the LOC127097525 gene encoding probable jasmonic acid carboxyl methyltransferase 2, whose amino-acid sequence METVETLHMNKGAGETSYAMNSFIQRKIITLTKEATEKAIMEILCSRREPIMKMGIADLGCSSGPNALRVMSEIVEAIYAASNMLDRPAPKELMLYMNDLFTNDFNNVFASLPSFHKRISRKNGDDSRNNGYFGSNCFVSAVPGTFYGRLFPTKSIHFVHSSSSIHWLSRVPSGLEDKNGKGLNKGNISISKKSPNCVLEAYSQQFKNDFSCLLESRSQEMVYGGRMVLSFLGRQSMDHTSSNCYYQWELLANALMTMVSEGLVEEEKVDSFNTPYYASCYEELKTEIEKEGSFMVYSHEAYEVDWDDGMYLQSDNDILGAMSKGERFSRTMRAGVESILKYHFGNHIMDELFQRYAILVEDHLSKTRAKFFNLIISLVKRH is encoded by the exons ATGGAAACTGTTGAAACACTTCACATGAACAAAGGAGCTGGCGAAACTAGCTATGCCATGAACTCCTTCATCCAG AGGAAGATAATAACATTGACAAAAGAAGCAACAGAGAAAGCTATTATGGAAATTCTATGCTCAAGAAGAGAACCAATAATGAAAATGGGAATTGCTGATTTAGGTTGTTCATCAGGACCTAATGCCTTAAGGGTGATGTCGGAAATAGTTGAAGCTATATATGCAGCCTCAAACATGTTGGATCGACCAGCACCAAAAGAACTAATGTTGTATATGAATGACCTTTTCACCAATGACTTCAACAATGTCTTTGCTTCTTTGCCATCTTTTCACAAAAGAATAAGCCGGAAAAATGGAGATGATAGTAGAAATAATGGGTACTTTGGTTCTAACTGTTTTGTTTCTGCTGTACCGGGAACTTTCTATGGTAGGCTTTTCCCAACCAAGTCGATTCACTTTGTACACTCTTCTTCCAGCATTCATTGGCTTTCCCGG GTTCCTAGTGGTTTGGAGGACAAAAATGGGAAAGGGTTAAATAAGGGAAACATATCCATATCAAAGAAGAGTCCTAATTGTGTGTTAGAAGCTTATTCACAAcaattcaaaaatgatttttcaTGTTTACTTGAATCACGTTCTCAAGAGATGGTATATGGTGGACGCATGGTCCTTTCTTTTTTGGGTAGGCAATCTATGGACCATACATCATCCAATTGTTATTATCAATGGGAACTCTTAGCAAATGCTCTTATGACCATGGTTTCAGAG GGTCTTGTTGAAGAAGAAAAAGTGGATTCTTTCAACACTCCTTACTATGCGTCATGTTATGAAGAATTAAAAACTGAGATTGAAAAAGAAGGGTCATTCATGGTGTACTCTCATGAAGCTTATGAAGTTGATTGGGATGATGGGATGTATTTGCAAAGTGATAATGATATATTAGGAGCAATGTCAAAAGGGGAACGGTTTTCAAGAACCATGAGGGCCGGAGTTGAGTCAATACTAAAATATCATTTTGGGAATCATATAATGGATGAGTTGTTTCAAAGATATGCTATACTTGTGGAGGATCATTTGTCCAAAACTAGGGCCaaatttttcaatttgatcatttCTCTTGTCAAACGACACTGA